From Micromonospora rifamycinica, a single genomic window includes:
- a CDS encoding Na+/H+ antiporter subunit E, whose protein sequence is MPLTPAARRRNRAVAMIVLVTVWVLLWGTLSWANVLGGLVVGLVVLTVFPLPPVTFAGRLHPLPLLRFALRFLRDLVVASVQIAALALRFGHPPLGAIIAVPLRVRSDLNLTLTAEALSLVPGSLIVEVDRDAGILYVHVLGVRDRAEVERFRTGVLELEARLIAAIGSAEERRLIREHTPPVMEGTST, encoded by the coding sequence CTGCCGTTGACCCCGGCGGCCCGCCGCCGCAACCGGGCCGTCGCGATGATCGTGCTGGTCACCGTCTGGGTGCTGCTCTGGGGGACGCTGAGCTGGGCCAACGTGCTCGGCGGGCTGGTCGTGGGGCTGGTGGTGCTGACCGTCTTCCCGCTGCCCCCGGTGACCTTCGCCGGGCGGTTGCACCCGCTGCCGCTGCTGCGGTTCGCCCTGCGCTTCCTGCGCGACCTGGTGGTGGCCAGCGTCCAGATCGCGGCACTGGCGCTGCGGTTCGGGCATCCGCCGCTGGGCGCGATCATCGCGGTGCCGCTGCGGGTCCGCTCCGACCTCAACCTGACCCTGACCGCCGAGGCGCTGTCCCTGGTGCCCGGCAGCCTCATCGTCGAGGTCGACCGGGACGCCGGCATCCTCTACGTCCACGTCCTCGGAGTGCGCGACCGCGCCGAGGTCGAACGCTTCCGCACCGGCGTGCTGGAGTTGGAGGCCCGGCTGATCGCGGCGATCGGCTCGGCCGAGGAGCGACGTCTGATCCGCGAGCACACACCGCCCGTCATGGAAGGGACCTCGACATGA
- a CDS encoding monovalent cation/H+ antiporter complex subunit F, which yields MTTVAVIVTVLLAVAGALTLTRIVRGPSVLDRAVATDVLLAIVVAAVATEAAYSRDATALPILVVLAILGFVGSVSVARFASRRDDR from the coding sequence ATGACCACTGTCGCCGTGATCGTCACCGTGCTGCTGGCGGTGGCGGGGGCGCTCACCCTCACCCGGATCGTCCGGGGGCCGTCCGTGCTCGACCGGGCGGTCGCCACCGACGTGCTGCTGGCGATCGTGGTGGCCGCCGTCGCCACGGAGGCCGCCTACAGCCGGGACGCGACCGCCCTGCCCATCCTCGTGGTGCTGGCCATCCTCGGCTTCGTCGGGTCGGTCAGTGTCGCCCGGTTCGCCAGCCGGCGGGACGACCGGTGA